The following coding sequences are from one Sphingobium sp. V4 window:
- the ccoO gene encoding cytochrome-c oxidase, cbb3-type subunit II, whose translation MVSKYFDHGRLERNISLLGIASLIVVAIGGIVEIAPLFWIDNTIEKVEGVRPYTPLELAGRNIYIREGCYNCHSQMIRPFRDETERYGHYSLAAESMYDHPFQWGSKRTGPDLARVGGRYSDEWHVQHLKDPRAVVPESIMPTYPFLGERELKTGDMRGDLTALTRVGVPYSKDDVAKANDDLMAQADPDADTADLRKRYPKAQVRDFDGNPNKLTEMDALVAYLQMIGTLVDVDAAKPLEKTPQEGSR comes from the coding sequence TCATCGTCGTCGCCATTGGCGGCATCGTGGAAATCGCGCCCCTCTTCTGGATCGACAACACGATCGAGAAGGTGGAGGGGGTGCGCCCCTATACCCCGCTGGAGCTGGCGGGCCGGAACATCTACATTCGCGAAGGCTGCTACAATTGCCACAGCCAGATGATCCGCCCCTTCCGCGACGAGACCGAACGCTATGGCCATTACAGCCTGGCGGCTGAGAGCATGTACGACCATCCCTTCCAATGGGGGTCGAAGCGCACCGGGCCGGACCTGGCGCGGGTCGGCGGCCGCTATTCGGACGAATGGCATGTCCAGCATCTCAAGGATCCGCGCGCCGTGGTGCCGGAATCGATCATGCCGACCTATCCCTTCCTTGGCGAGCGCGAGCTGAAGACCGGCGACATGCGCGGCGACCTGACCGCGCTGACGCGGGTCGGCGTGCCCTACAGCAAGGATGACGTGGCCAAGGCGAACGACGACCTGATGGCACAGGCCGATCCCGATGCCGACACCGCCGACCTGCGCAAACGCTATCCCAAGGCGCAGGTCCGCGATTTCGACGGCAACCCGAACAAGCTGACCGAGATGGACGCGCTGGTCGCCTATCTCCAGATGATCGGCACTCTGGTCGATGTCGACGCGGCCAAGCCCCTGGAAAAGACGCCGCAGGAGGGGTCGCGATGA
- a CDS encoding cbb3-type cytochrome c oxidase subunit 3: MNYDALRHFADSWGLVFMGVSYLILIGWHFLPRGRRHSQRAATMIFTETETEADHG, from the coding sequence ATGAACTACGACGCCCTGCGCCATTTCGCCGACAGCTGGGGGCTGGTCTTCATGGGGGTCAGCTACCTCATCCTCATCGGCTGGCACTTCCTGCCCCGCGGCCGCCGGCACAGCCAGCGCGCCGCCACGATGATCTTCACCGAGACTGAGACGGAGGCCGACCATGGCTGA
- the ccoP gene encoding cytochrome-c oxidase, cbb3-type subunit III: protein MADASDKRIDTATGTELKGHEWDGIAELDTPLPRWWLWTFYATILFAIGYCIAYPAWPLVSDYTRGTLGWSSRGTLEQELAAREAQIAPIHKAIADTSITDLPGRPHLMQAAVEGGRAAFKVHCVQCHGSGAAGAKGYPNLNDDDWLWGGDLATIERTIVDGVRNPDHDATRQSIMPAFGRDQLLTGTQVDDLVAHVRVISRQDKPGAASQRGARLFADNCAVCHGADGKGSRTLGAPNLTDGIWLYGGDAGTIRETIWNSRQGVMPRWDDKLDKATIRMLAAYVHSLGGGEATPVEAANGAE, encoded by the coding sequence ATGGCTGACGCAAGCGACAAGCGGATCGACACCGCCACCGGCACCGAACTCAAGGGCCATGAATGGGACGGCATCGCCGAACTGGACACGCCGCTGCCACGCTGGTGGTTGTGGACTTTCTATGCGACCATCCTCTTCGCGATCGGCTATTGCATCGCCTATCCCGCCTGGCCGCTGGTGAGCGACTATACGCGGGGCACGCTTGGCTGGTCGAGCCGGGGTACGCTGGAGCAGGAACTTGCGGCGCGCGAGGCGCAGATCGCGCCGATCCACAAGGCGATCGCGGACACGTCGATCACCGACCTGCCCGGCCGGCCGCACCTGATGCAGGCGGCGGTCGAGGGCGGCCGCGCCGCCTTCAAGGTCCATTGCGTCCAGTGCCATGGCTCGGGCGCTGCCGGGGCAAAGGGCTATCCCAACCTCAATGACGATGACTGGTTGTGGGGCGGCGATCTTGCCACCATCGAAAGGACCATCGTCGACGGGGTGCGCAATCCCGATCATGATGCGACGCGCCAGTCGATCATGCCCGCCTTCGGCCGCGACCAGTTGCTGACCGGCACGCAGGTAGACGACCTGGTCGCCCATGTCCGCGTCATCAGCCGGCAGGACAAGCCCGGCGCAGCCTCGCAGCGCGGCGCCAGGCTGTTCGCGGACAATTGCGCGGTTTGCCACGGCGCGGACGGCAAGGGTAGCCGCACTCTGGGCGCGCCCAACCTGACCGACGGCATCTGGCTCTATGGCGGTGATGCGGGCACGATCCGGGAGACTATATGGAACAGCCGCCAGGGCGTGATGCCGCGCTGGGACGACAAGCTCGACAAGGCAACCATCCGGATGCTGGCGGCCTATGTCCACAGCCTGGGCGGCGGCGAGGCGACTCCGGTGGAAGCGGCCAATGGTGCGGAGTGA
- the ccoG gene encoding cytochrome c oxidase accessory protein CcoG yields the protein MPPASGDLYEKRKGVYPKAVDGFYRRLKWAIMAVTLAIYWGTPWIRWDRGPYAPDQAVLVDLAHRRFYMFAIEIWPHEFYYVAGLLVMAGIGLFLVTSAVGRAWCGYACPQTVWTDLYQHVERFIDGDRNAQIRLAKAPWSAAKAARRLAKWGVWLAIAFLTGGAWIFYFADAPTLQREFWTGSAAPVAYGTVGVLTATTFILGGFLREQLCIYMCPWPRIQTAMLDEKSLVVTYKDWRGEKRASLKKAEAHPGDFGDCIDCNQCVAVCPTGIDIREGPQIGCITCALCIDACDKVMAQVGRPRGLIDYCTQEDAEAEKNGAPSRPILRTLLRPRTIAYAAIWTSIGAAMLFALGARTRIDIAAQQDRNPIFVRLSDGAIRNAYMVKVRNMEARPRPVRVKVEGLADARLWTDAMPRDAAAPSVTATVPADSVAKLRIFIAAPPAGPARQDFRFTVTATDREGGDAREPARFERP from the coding sequence ATGCCTCCGGCCTCCGGCGACCTCTACGAGAAGCGCAAGGGCGTCTATCCCAAGGCGGTCGATGGCTTCTATCGCCGCCTGAAATGGGCGATCATGGCGGTGACGTTGGCTATTTACTGGGGGACGCCCTGGATTCGCTGGGATCGCGGTCCCTACGCGCCCGATCAGGCGGTGCTGGTCGACCTCGCCCACCGGCGCTTCTACATGTTCGCCATCGAGATCTGGCCCCACGAATTCTATTATGTGGCGGGCCTGCTCGTCATGGCGGGGATAGGGCTGTTCCTGGTGACATCGGCGGTGGGCCGCGCCTGGTGCGGCTATGCCTGCCCGCAGACCGTCTGGACCGACCTCTACCAGCATGTCGAGCGCTTTATCGACGGCGACCGCAATGCGCAGATCAGGTTGGCGAAGGCGCCATGGAGCGCCGCCAAAGCGGCCCGGCGCCTCGCCAAATGGGGCGTATGGCTGGCCATCGCCTTCCTGACCGGCGGCGCGTGGATCTTCTATTTCGCGGACGCGCCGACGCTCCAGCGGGAATTCTGGACGGGTTCGGCCGCGCCCGTCGCCTATGGGACGGTCGGCGTGCTGACCGCCACGACCTTCATCCTGGGCGGCTTCCTGCGCGAACAGCTGTGTATCTACATGTGTCCCTGGCCGCGCATCCAGACGGCGATGCTGGATGAAAAATCGCTGGTCGTCACCTACAAGGACTGGCGTGGGGAAAAGCGTGCAAGCCTGAAGAAGGCGGAGGCGCATCCGGGCGATTTCGGCGACTGCATCGACTGCAATCAGTGCGTCGCGGTCTGCCCGACCGGCATTGACATTCGCGAAGGGCCACAGATCGGCTGCATCACCTGTGCGTTGTGCATCGACGCCTGCGACAAGGTGATGGCGCAGGTCGGACGGCCCCGCGGGCTGATCGACTATTGCACGCAGGAGGATGCCGAGGCCGAGAAGAATGGCGCGCCATCCAGGCCGATATTGAGGACGCTGCTGCGGCCGCGCACTATCGCCTATGCAGCGATATGGACGTCGATCGGCGCGGCCATGCTGTTCGCGCTCGGCGCGCGCACCCGCATCGACATCGCCGCGCAGCAGGACCGCAACCCCATCTTCGTCCGGCTGTCCGATGGCGCGATCCGCAACGCCTATATGGTCAAGGTCCGCAACATGGAGGCCCGGCCGCGCCCGGTGCGGGTCAAGGTCGAAGGACTGGCCGACGCCAGGCTGTGGACCGACGCCATGCCGCGCGATGCCGCCGCGCCGTCCGTCACCGCCACGGTCCCGGCCGACAGCGTGGCCAAGTTGCGGATCTTCATCGCCGCCCCTCCCGCCGGACCCGCGCGGCAGGATTTCAGATTCACCGTGACCGCCACCGACCGCGAAGGCGGCGACGCGCGCGAACCCGCCCGTTTTGAAAGGCCCTGA
- a CDS encoding FixH family protein, which yields MQTRRFTGWHMTGILVAFFAVVIAVNLLMATVAIRSFGGTVVANSYVESQKFNRYLTQARAQDQLGWKDHVALTDRRQVTLALAGRSGAPILGAPVTAVAEHPLGRAADIPLIFHETAPGRYASDRALPAGRWQLRFDINHGAQHLLREVM from the coding sequence ATGCAGACCCGACGCTTCACCGGCTGGCACATGACCGGCATATTGGTCGCCTTCTTCGCCGTGGTGATCGCCGTGAATCTGCTGATGGCGACGGTCGCGATCCGCTCCTTTGGCGGGACGGTGGTCGCCAACAGCTATGTCGAGAGCCAGAAGTTCAACCGCTATCTGACGCAGGCGCGGGCGCAGGACCAGCTTGGCTGGAAGGATCATGTGGCGCTGACCGACCGCCGCCAGGTGACGCTGGCGCTGGCCGGCCGCTCAGGCGCGCCGATCCTCGGTGCGCCGGTGACGGCGGTGGCGGAGCATCCGCTCGGTCGCGCGGCCGACATTCCGCTCATCTTCCACGAAACGGCGCCGGGCCGCTATGCCAGCGACCGCGCCCTGCCGGCCGGGCGCTGGCAGCTGCGCTTCGACATCAACCATGGCGCGCAGCATCTGTTGCGGGAGGTGATGTGA